A single genomic interval of Daucus carota subsp. sativus chromosome 1, DH1 v3.0, whole genome shotgun sequence harbors:
- the LOC108215051 gene encoding uncharacterized protein LOC108215051 isoform X1, protein MVILRSGRILKTGCSSSSSSSVASISPKQVSHFKLPKKPGWTTVKKRADDPSMPYITEALKSYNQNSGKRYKLVDPGSLTTVILANYFLYHIDFEAKNTDAPHASTEMFFAELTSPSAWQVLSVRLCVSLGPVNSISGDIDKLNGCYYCRRLNNVHHPKAGGFVRGGDTFYKTVEDICGIKLNAEEKHLPMLKEVSQNFECNKESVIGEQVDDATPYSTEAITFFNRQPHRSYELMEPGFFTRVVLPTCSLIHVNFTAKETDVDVARELFFAELTSTGEVLSCNFCVRLHPRDSALGDETGDKTNGCYYCREYNNVLHPKRGGFVRGGDSLYKTFP, encoded by the exons ATGGTGATTCTGCGTTCAGGGAGGATTTTGAAAACCGGCTGTTCTTCTTCGTCTTCATCATCTGTCGCCTCGATAAG CCCTAAACAAGTTTCCCATTTCAAGTTACCAAAGAAACCCGGGTGGACGACGGTTAAAAAACGAGCTGATGATCCATCTATGCCATATATAACTGAAGCCTTGAAGTCCTATAACCAAAATTCC GGTAAAAGATATAAATTAGTGGATCCAGGTAGTCTTACAACTGTTATTCTGGCGAACTACTTCCTTTACCATATTGACTTTGAGGCTAAGAACACTGATGCTCCTCATGCTTCAACGGAGATGTTTTTTGCCGAGCTCACATCTCCTAGCGCTTGGCAGGTTTTGTCCGTCAGGCTCTGCGTATCCTTGGGGCCAGTAAACTCTATTTCAG GGGATATAGATAAATTAAATGGCTGTTATTATTGCCGTAGATTAAACAATGTTCATCATCCTAAAGCTGGAGGGTTTGTACGTGGAGGCGATACATTTTACAAAACAGTTGAAGACATCTGTGGCATCAAGTTGAATGCCGAAGAAAAGCACTTACCTAT GCTTAAAGAAGTTTCTCAGAATTTTGAATGCAATAAGGAGAGTGTAATAGGGGAACAAGTTGATGATGCAACACCTTATTCAACTGAAGCCATAACGTTCTTCAACCGACAACCA CATAGAAGCTACGAACTGATGGAGCCGGGTTTCTTTACACGGGTGGTCCTGCCGACATGCTCACTTATTCATGTCAACTTCACGGCCAAGGAGACTGATGTTGATGTTGCTCGCGAGTTGTTTTTTGCCGAACTGACAAGTACTGGCGAGGTTCTATCTTGTAACTTTTGTGTACGCTTGCATCCAAGAGACTCAGCCTTAG GAGATGAAACAGGAGATAAAACGAATGGCTGCTATTATTGTCGCGAGTATAACAATGTTCTGCATCCTAAACGGGGAGGATTCGTACGTGGCGGTGATTCATTATACAAGACTTTTCCCTAG
- the LOC108215051 gene encoding uncharacterized protein LOC108215051 isoform X2: MVILRSGRILKTGCSSSSSSSVASISPKQVSHFKLPKKPGWTTVKKRADDPSMPYITEALKSYNQNSGKRYKLVDPEMFFAELTSPSAWQVLSVRLCVSLGPVNSISGDIDKLNGCYYCRRLNNVHHPKAGGFVRGGDTFYKTVEDICGIKLNAEEKHLPMLKEVSQNFECNKESVIGEQVDDATPYSTEAITFFNRQPHRSYELMEPGFFTRVVLPTCSLIHVNFTAKETDVDVARELFFAELTSTGEVLSCNFCVRLHPRDSALGDETGDKTNGCYYCREYNNVLHPKRGGFVRGGDSLYKTFP; encoded by the exons ATGGTGATTCTGCGTTCAGGGAGGATTTTGAAAACCGGCTGTTCTTCTTCGTCTTCATCATCTGTCGCCTCGATAAG CCCTAAACAAGTTTCCCATTTCAAGTTACCAAAGAAACCCGGGTGGACGACGGTTAAAAAACGAGCTGATGATCCATCTATGCCATATATAACTGAAGCCTTGAAGTCCTATAACCAAAATTCC GGTAAAAGATATAAATTAGTGGATCCAG AGATGTTTTTTGCCGAGCTCACATCTCCTAGCGCTTGGCAGGTTTTGTCCGTCAGGCTCTGCGTATCCTTGGGGCCAGTAAACTCTATTTCAG GGGATATAGATAAATTAAATGGCTGTTATTATTGCCGTAGATTAAACAATGTTCATCATCCTAAAGCTGGAGGGTTTGTACGTGGAGGCGATACATTTTACAAAACAGTTGAAGACATCTGTGGCATCAAGTTGAATGCCGAAGAAAAGCACTTACCTAT GCTTAAAGAAGTTTCTCAGAATTTTGAATGCAATAAGGAGAGTGTAATAGGGGAACAAGTTGATGATGCAACACCTTATTCAACTGAAGCCATAACGTTCTTCAACCGACAACCA CATAGAAGCTACGAACTGATGGAGCCGGGTTTCTTTACACGGGTGGTCCTGCCGACATGCTCACTTATTCATGTCAACTTCACGGCCAAGGAGACTGATGTTGATGTTGCTCGCGAGTTGTTTTTTGCCGAACTGACAAGTACTGGCGAGGTTCTATCTTGTAACTTTTGTGTACGCTTGCATCCAAGAGACTCAGCCTTAG GAGATGAAACAGGAGATAAAACGAATGGCTGCTATTATTGTCGCGAGTATAACAATGTTCTGCATCCTAAACGGGGAGGATTCGTACGTGGCGGTGATTCATTATACAAGACTTTTCCCTAG